The Thermonema lapsum genome window below encodes:
- a CDS encoding response regulator: MAEVVEKKYKTIMLIDDNEIDNLINQKIIESAGICERIFTHTGGKSAIEFLRNMEKVADIAGDAVLPELIFLDIDMPLMDGFQFLDEFEGLSEKTKEHCKIVMLTSSINPQDVSRSKRYKSVKKYLNKPLTPESLKKLDV; the protein is encoded by the coding sequence ATGGCAGAAGTTGTAGAAAAGAAATATAAAACCATCATGCTTATTGATGATAATGAGATAGACAATCTCATCAATCAAAAGATAATAGAGTCGGCAGGTATCTGTGAGCGCATCTTTACGCACACCGGTGGCAAAAGCGCCATTGAATTTTTGCGCAACATGGAGAAAGTTGCCGACATTGCTGGCGATGCCGTTCTGCCTGAGCTTATTTTCCTTGACATAGATATGCCCTTGATGGATGGTTTTCAGTTTTTGGATGAGTTTGAGGGGCTCTCCGAAAAAACAAAAGAGCATTGCAAAATAGTGATGCTCACCTCGTCTATTAACCCCCAAGACGTAAGCCGCTCTAAGCGCTACAAGTCGGTGAAAAAATATCTGAACAAGCCGTTGACGCCTGAAAGCTTGAAAAAATTAGATGTTTAA
- the amaB gene encoding L-piperidine-6-carboxylate dehydrogenase, translated as MNITAPLTQEMESILKQLGIRPLNPAYSTGQQWGKIQEGKKEIKVYTPINGEYIATVQTATREDYEEVIRKAQEAFKVWRKVPAPKRGEIVRQIGERLRFYKDALGKLVTFEMGKIYQEGLGEVQEMIDICDFATGLSRQLYGFTMHSERPDHRMYEQYHPLGLVGIISAFNFPVAVWSWNAMIAAVCGDVCIWKPSEKTPLTAIACQHIVSEVLKENNLPEGIFNLVIGDAEVGKWMAEDPRIPLISATGSTRMGKQVAQVVAARLGKSLLELGGNNAIIITPNANIEMAVRATVFGAVGTCGQRCTTTRRLIVHDSVYEEVKERLIEIYERLPIGNPLDPSVLVGPLIDKQAVDTFVKALESVQKEGGKLIYGGEVLKGEAYGNGHYVKPAIVEAENHFATVQEETFAPILYLIRYKGEVEEAIEIQNSVKQGLSSAIFTQNLREAELFLSAAGSDCGIANVNIGTSGAEIGGAFGGEKETGGGRESGSDAWKFYMRRQTNTINYGTALPLAQGIKFDV; from the coding sequence ATGAATATAACAGCACCTCTGACCCAAGAGATGGAATCGATATTGAAGCAGTTGGGGATTCGCCCTTTAAACCCCGCTTACAGCACCGGGCAGCAGTGGGGAAAAATCCAAGAGGGCAAAAAAGAAATTAAGGTATATACGCCAATCAACGGAGAATACATAGCTACCGTACAAACAGCCACGCGAGAAGACTACGAAGAGGTGATTCGCAAAGCGCAAGAGGCATTCAAAGTGTGGCGTAAAGTGCCGGCACCTAAGCGCGGTGAAATCGTGCGCCAAATAGGCGAGCGCTTGCGCTTCTACAAAGATGCTCTTGGCAAGCTCGTTACCTTTGAGATGGGCAAGATATACCAGGAAGGCTTGGGCGAAGTGCAAGAGATGATTGATATTTGCGACTTTGCCACTGGTTTGTCGCGGCAGCTCTATGGCTTTACCATGCACTCTGAGCGCCCCGACCACCGCATGTACGAGCAATATCATCCCTTGGGATTGGTGGGCATCATCTCAGCATTCAACTTCCCCGTAGCCGTGTGGTCGTGGAACGCCATGATAGCTGCCGTTTGCGGCGATGTGTGTATCTGGAAGCCTTCAGAAAAAACGCCTCTGACAGCTATTGCTTGCCAGCACATTGTATCGGAAGTATTGAAAGAAAACAATCTGCCAGAAGGTATTTTCAACCTTGTAATTGGCGATGCCGAAGTAGGCAAATGGATGGCAGAAGACCCGCGTATTCCATTGATTTCAGCGACAGGCTCTACTCGTATGGGCAAACAAGTGGCACAGGTTGTAGCTGCACGCTTGGGCAAATCCTTGTTGGAGCTGGGCGGTAACAATGCTATCATCATTACCCCCAATGCCAATATAGAGATGGCGGTGCGTGCTACTGTCTTTGGCGCTGTGGGCACCTGTGGGCAACGTTGTACTACTACCCGCCGCTTGATTGTACACGATTCGGTATATGAGGAAGTGAAAGAACGATTGATAGAAATTTACGAACGTTTGCCTATAGGCAACCCCTTAGACCCCTCCGTTTTGGTAGGTCCCCTTATCGACAAGCAAGCTGTAGATACTTTCGTGAAAGCGCTTGAAAGCGTACAAAAAGAGGGGGGAAAGCTTATTTACGGCGGCGAGGTGCTCAAAGGCGAAGCCTACGGCAACGGGCACTACGTGAAACCTGCCATTGTGGAGGCAGAAAACCACTTTGCCACTGTGCAGGAAGAAACCTTTGCACCCATTCTTTACCTCATCCGATACAAAGGCGAGGTAGAAGAAGCCATCGAAATACAAAACAGTGTGAAGCAGGGGCTTTCGTCTGCTATCTTCACCCAAAACCTTCGCGAAGCAGAATTGTTCCTGTCGGCAGCCGGTTCCGATTGCGGTATTGCCAATGTGAATATCGGAACGTCGGGGGCTGAAATAGGAGGAGCCTTCGGCGGTGAAAAAGAAACTGGTGGCGGGCGTGAGTCTGGCTCCGATGCATGGAAGTTCTACATGCGCCGCCAAACCAATACCATCAACTACGGCACAGCTCTGCCATTGGCGCAAGGTATTAAATTTGATGTGTAG
- a CDS encoding rhomboid family intramembrane serine protease translates to MLNRLPPITMALLISNVLMFFVYQYTPLGNSRLLELYAFQSPLFRPHQLFTYMFLHANFWHLFSNMFGLYVFGALLEHVLGDKRYLILYLVCGIGAGVAQNAVRYWEYRKLQNDKIAFLSEPTPNQFRAYIKEHVGDEEDLNPAFVEFMEEYERNAQNSNYIATAKQYVSRIAQQQVDIPTVGASGAIFGIIMAFALLFPNLRMMLLIPPIPIKAKYLALLYAGFELYSLIQQNPNDNVAHFAHLSGMIFAYILVKYWRVPQYH, encoded by the coding sequence ATGCTAAACCGCCTTCCTCCCATCACCATGGCGCTGCTGATAAGCAACGTGCTTATGTTTTTTGTGTATCAATACACCCCTTTGGGTAATAGCAGACTGTTGGAGTTGTATGCTTTTCAATCGCCTCTGTTCCGTCCCCATCAGTTGTTTACTTACATGTTTCTGCATGCCAATTTCTGGCATTTATTTAGCAACATGTTCGGTTTATATGTGTTTGGGGCTTTGCTTGAACATGTTTTGGGCGACAAACGCTATTTGATTCTTTATCTGGTTTGTGGCATAGGGGCAGGCGTGGCACAAAACGCTGTGCGCTATTGGGAATACCGCAAGCTGCAAAATGATAAAATTGCCTTTTTAAGCGAACCAACGCCTAATCAGTTTCGTGCCTACATAAAAGAGCATGTAGGCGACGAAGAAGACCTCAACCCCGCTTTTGTTGAGTTCATGGAAGAATATGAGCGTAACGCTCAAAATAGCAACTACATAGCCACCGCTAAACAATACGTAAGCCGCATTGCCCAGCAGCAGGTAGATATACCAACGGTCGGAGCATCGGGGGCTATTTTTGGCATCATCATGGCTTTTGCATTGCTTTTTCCCAACTTGCGCATGATGCTGCTGATTCCGCCCATCCCTATCAAAGCCAAATACTTGGCACTACTGTATGCAGGCTTTGAGCTTTACTCACTCATTCAGCAAAACCCAAACGACAATGTAGCGCATTTTGCTCACCTCAGTGGGATGATTTTTGCTTATATACTTGTTAAATACTGGCGTGTGCCACAGTACCATTGA
- a CDS encoding rhomboid family intramembrane serine protease, translating to MFRSAGNSLNTSDALIRLILINVGVFLLLKTAYVFLWAAQSTHIYRWLVLHLTMPAEGKLLLQRPYTLITYFFTHESFWHILFNMLFLYWFGRILQEFLGNQRLVALYILGGLAGGLLYFFLYNVLPPLQFIRPVTMLLGASASVYAIVVGAATLRPSYTVHLLLFGPVQIRWIAIFFVLLSFIEIGSANTGGNFAHLGGSFMGYLYIKMLQRGTDLGGWINFILDKIGGLFHPKPRLKVHHPPLEKVRTHNAIRRSTNKSQEASSSLQDEIDRILDKISEQGYESLTPEEKQKLWDASRNL from the coding sequence ATGTTTCGCAGTGCAGGCAACTCTTTAAACACCTCCGACGCATTGATAAGACTTATTCTTATCAATGTTGGGGTATTTCTTTTATTGAAAACGGCTTATGTGTTTTTGTGGGCTGCGCAAAGCACCCATATTTATCGTTGGTTGGTTCTGCATCTTACGATGCCTGCCGAAGGCAAGCTGCTTTTGCAGCGCCCCTACACCCTTATCACTTACTTCTTCACACACGAGAGCTTCTGGCATATCCTCTTCAATATGCTCTTCTTATACTGGTTTGGGCGTATTCTGCAAGAGTTTTTGGGGAATCAGCGCTTGGTGGCACTGTACATACTTGGTGGCTTAGCCGGTGGGCTTCTGTATTTCTTTCTTTATAATGTGTTGCCTCCGCTTCAATTTATTCGCCCTGTGACCATGCTTTTGGGCGCCTCGGCAAGTGTATATGCTATTGTGGTGGGGGCTGCCACCCTGCGCCCATCTTATACGGTGCATCTGCTGCTGTTTGGACCAGTACAAATACGATGGATTGCGATTTTCTTCGTTTTGTTGTCGTTTATAGAAATAGGCAGCGCCAATACAGGCGGCAACTTCGCACATCTGGGAGGCAGCTTTATGGGGTATCTCTATATAAAGATGCTGCAGAGAGGTACCGACTTGGGGGGATGGATAAATTTTATTCTGGATAAAATTGGCGGTTTATTTCACCCCAAACCACGTCTGAAAGTACATCACCCCCCCTTGGAAAAAGTGCGTACCCATAATGCTATCCGTAGAAGCACCAACAAAAGCCAAGAAGCGAGCAGCAGCCTGCAAGACGAAATAGACCGTATTTTAGACAAAATAAGTGAACAAGGCTATGAAAGCCTTACTCCGGAAGAAAAGCAAAAACTGTGGGATGCCAGTCGCAACCTGTAA
- a CDS encoding universal stress protein, with product MNIERILFATDFSAHSECALRFALKLFGHSLQEVAIVHVFEPPYDFALRLAERFRIEEEKGHKAIEELCRRVNIAASIKTRALVIPGKITESILEAAEATQAQCIVTGTQGNRSLENRLLGSTAAELMELAECSFLAIPEGVSIQRPEHIFYATAYRPKDVNIVCDLAQLAQIHQAQMHVLHVDEKDDFEKQLLFRGFQSFVKERLGDERVIFEHLCHDDVVSAMLNYMQPYEHALLALSYYRRSFWKSLFYHSKIEDLIYMAKLPLWVVKA from the coding sequence ATGAACATAGAACGCATTTTATTTGCTACCGACTTCTCTGCTCACTCAGAATGCGCCCTTCGCTTTGCGCTGAAGCTTTTTGGGCATTCACTACAAGAGGTGGCAATCGTGCACGTATTTGAGCCACCTTACGATTTTGCCCTGCGCTTGGCAGAACGCTTTCGTATAGAAGAAGAAAAAGGTCATAAGGCTATAGAGGAGTTGTGTCGGCGGGTGAATATAGCAGCTTCCATAAAGACACGCGCTTTGGTAATACCCGGTAAAATAACCGAAAGTATCTTAGAGGCAGCCGAAGCCACGCAAGCACAATGCATAGTAACAGGCACCCAAGGCAACCGCAGCCTTGAAAATCGCCTTTTGGGCAGTACCGCCGCCGAATTGATGGAACTGGCAGAGTGTTCTTTTTTGGCTATCCCCGAGGGCGTTTCTATTCAACGCCCCGAACACATATTCTATGCTACTGCCTACCGCCCGAAAGATGTGAATATTGTGTGTGATTTAGCCCAACTGGCGCAAATACATCAAGCGCAGATGCATGTGTTGCATGTGGATGAAAAAGATGATTTTGAAAAACAACTGCTTTTCCGTGGCTTCCAGAGCTTTGTAAAAGAACGGTTAGGAGATGAACGGGTGATTTTTGAGCACCTATGCCATGATGACGTCGTATCTGCCATGCTCAACTACATGCAGCCCTATGAGCATGCGTTGTTGGCTTTGTCTTATTATCGCCGTTCTTTCTGGAAGTCTTTGTTTTACCACAGCAAAATAGAAGACTTGATTTATATGGCAAAGCTGCCTCTGTGGGTTGTGAAAGCCTGA
- the hisF gene encoding imidazole glycerol phosphate synthase subunit HisF → MLTKRIIPCLDIKDGRTVKGVNFVSLRDAGDPVQLAKAYAEQGADELVFLDITATVEKRKTLVELVRRVAAQINIPFTVGGGIASVEDVSALLHAGADKVSINSAAVKNPRLISDLAKEFGSQCVVVAIDTRQVGGKDMVHTHGGRKATELLTLEWAKQVEALGAGEILLTSMDADGTKEGFDLRVTKLIAEAVKIPVIASGGAGNQEHFLEVFQQAKADAALAASVFHFGEISIPALKKYLYEAGIPVRIHNPLKL, encoded by the coding sequence ATGCTTACTAAACGAATCATTCCCTGCTTGGATATTAAAGACGGACGCACGGTAAAAGGTGTAAACTTTGTAAGTTTGCGCGATGCCGGAGACCCCGTGCAGTTGGCAAAAGCCTACGCAGAACAGGGCGCCGATGAGCTGGTTTTTCTCGATATTACTGCTACTGTAGAAAAACGAAAGACTCTGGTAGAGTTGGTGCGTCGTGTGGCTGCACAAATCAATATTCCTTTTACTGTGGGTGGGGGCATTGCTAGTGTGGAAGACGTGTCGGCGCTATTGCATGCCGGTGCCGATAAAGTATCTATCAATTCAGCAGCAGTCAAAAACCCTCGCCTTATCAGTGATTTAGCCAAGGAATTTGGTTCGCAGTGTGTAGTAGTGGCTATCGATACGCGTCAAGTGGGGGGCAAAGATATGGTGCATACACACGGAGGGCGTAAGGCAACAGAGCTGCTTACACTCGAATGGGCAAAACAAGTAGAAGCTTTGGGGGCAGGAGAAATACTGCTGACTTCCATGGATGCCGATGGCACCAAAGAGGGCTTCGATTTGCGAGTGACCAAGCTCATTGCCGAAGCCGTGAAAATTCCTGTAATTGCTTCCGGTGGAGCAGGTAATCAGGAGCATTTTCTGGAGGTATTCCAACAGGCAAAAGCAGATGCAGCTTTGGCAGCGAGTGTTTTCCATTTTGGAGAAATAAGTATTCCGGCATTGAAAAAATATCTGTACGAAGCAGGTATCCCCGTACGTATTCATAACCCCCTAAAACTATGA